From the genome of Spinacia oleracea cultivar Varoflay chromosome 2, BTI_SOV_V1, whole genome shotgun sequence, one region includes:
- the LOC110798732 gene encoding probable lactoylglutathione lyase, chloroplastic has translation MVRTLPMASTLRPSLSCFRFSSNTRFGVSLSSQRPLSSLHLGSAVPHLHSFGLKASRLLREGNGLSINAAGNAAQASTSAVEENVLDWVKKDSRRMLHVVYRVGDLDRTIKFYTECLGMKLLRKRDIPEEKYTNAFLGYGPEDSHFVIELTYNYGVDKYDIGTGFGHFGIAVEDVAKTVELVKAKGGTVSREAGPVKGGKTVIAFVEDPDGYKFELIERGPTPEPLCQVMLRVGDLDRSIEFYKNAYGMELLRTRDNPQYKYTVAMLGYGPEDKNAVMELTYNYGVTEYDKGNAYGQMAIGTDDVYKTAEAVKLCGGKITRAPGPLPGINTKITACLDLDGWKTVFVDNIDFLKELE, from the exons atggtaagaactttacCAATGGCGTCCACTTTGAGGCCATCTCTTAGCTGCTTCAGATTTTCTTCAAATACCCGTTTtggggtttctctctcctcccaaagACCGCTTTCGTCTCTTCATCTGGGCAGTG CTGTTCCGCACTTGCATTCTTTCGGATTAAAAGCTTCAAGATTGTTGAGAGAAGGCAATGGCTTGTCTATCAATGCAGCTGGAAATGCTGCACAAGCCAGCACCAGTGCTGTTGAAGAAAATGTCCTGGATTGGGTCAAGAAGGACAGTCGAAGAATGCTCCATGTTGTTTACCGCGTTGGAGATCTTGACCGGACAATAAA ATTCTACACTGAGTGCCTCGGAATGAAATTGTTAAGGAAACGTGACATACCAGAGGAGAAATACACTAATGCCTTTCTTGGTTATGGGCCAGAGGATTCACATTTTGTCATAGAATTAACTTACA ATTATGGAGTTGACAAATATGATATTGGAACTGGTTTCGGCCACTTCGGCATTGCAGTGGAGGAT GTGGCCAAGACTGTGGAACTTGTAAAGGCTAAAGGCGGAACAGTATCGCGGGAAGCTGGACCGGTTAAGGGTGGCAAAACTGTCATCGCATTTGTCGAAGATCCCGATGGTTACAAGTTTGAACTTATCGAAAGGGGTCCTACACCTGAGCCTTTGTGCCAAGTAATGCTGCGAGTTGGTGATCTTGATCGATCTATTGAGTTTTACAAGAAT GCTTATGGCATGGAGCTTTTGCGAACTCGGGATAATCCACAATACAAG TATACAGTAGCAATGTTGGGCTATGGTCCTGAAGACAAAAATGCTGTTATGGAGTTGACCTACAACTACGGGGTAACTGAATATGACAAAGGAAATGCTTATGGTCAG ATGGCAATTGGCACAGATGATGTCTATAAAACCGCAGAAGCAGTTAAACTATGTGGAGGAAAGATCACACGGGCGCCTGGACCATTGCCTGGTATCAATACCAAGATAACAGCATGCCTTGATCTTGATGGTTGGAAAACG GTGTTCGTTGATAATATTGATTTCCTGAAGGAGCTGGAATGA